One genomic window of [Clostridium] scindens ATCC 35704 includes the following:
- a CDS encoding SLC13 family permease, with translation MGKRDTKANVFLILALAVIIGSRLMPGIGGLSADAMAVLGVFFGSLIMWIGISIDWPSMITLLALGIIPVFGFSGTFAGAFGNTTVAFLIFTFMLVYPLSKTNFVRRCTISFITNKIARKGPWYFICFLLAAVTFMGLFISPSVLFVAFMPFLEDIFQVLELKKGGKAANVIMMGTAFCISLSSGMTAIGHVWPTMAIGYYTAATGNDVNQFQYMAMGIPTGIILIILLILVFKFLYRPDDVGEIRPEKAMNLRGTVPAADRKEKIILGVMFLTVLLWVAPSLIKGILPEVYTMVNSWSTAMPPLLGCVLLFIFQVDGERIMNFREVASKGVLWGSVLMTAAATQLGACLTNENIGISTWLTGTLEPLTKSLPVIGLILFFMTWAVVETNFSSNIVTTTVVSAVALSVLTALPEGSVNVGAVVCMVGFAAGICNMTPAGQSTVNTVAIGSGWTDTKSMFVWGGVFAVMAILVLSFIAYPLGTLVI, from the coding sequence ATGGGAAAAAGAGATACAAAAGCAAATGTATTCTTAATACTGGCTCTTGCAGTTATCATAGGGTCAAGGCTGATGCCGGGAATAGGAGGATTGTCGGCGGATGCGATGGCAGTGCTGGGAGTATTCTTCGGATCATTGATTATGTGGATCGGGATATCCATTGACTGGCCAAGCATGATCACGCTGCTGGCGCTTGGAATCATACCTGTATTTGGATTTTCCGGCACCTTTGCCGGAGCCTTTGGCAATACGACGGTGGCGTTCTTGATATTCACGTTCATGCTGGTATATCCGTTGTCAAAGACAAATTTTGTAAGAAGATGTACGATATCATTTATTACGAATAAAATTGCGCGCAAGGGTCCGTGGTATTTTATCTGCTTCTTGTTAGCGGCAGTGACATTTATGGGATTATTCATTTCCCCTTCCGTGCTGTTTGTAGCGTTCATGCCATTCCTGGAAGACATTTTCCAGGTTTTGGAGTTAAAGAAAGGCGGAAAGGCAGCCAATGTAATCATGATGGGAACGGCATTCTGCATAAGCCTGTCCTCAGGCATGACTGCCATCGGGCACGTATGGCCGACTATGGCCATTGGCTACTATACGGCAGCGACAGGAAATGACGTGAACCAGTTCCAGTATATGGCAATGGGGATTCCTACGGGAATCATTCTGATCATACTTCTGATTCTGGTATTTAAGTTTCTCTATCGCCCGGATGATGTAGGGGAGATACGGCCGGAAAAGGCAATGAATCTTCGGGGGACTGTGCCTGCGGCTGACCGGAAGGAAAAGATTATTCTGGGAGTCATGTTTCTGACCGTCTTGCTTTGGGTTGCGCCAAGCCTGATCAAGGGAATTCTGCCGGAAGTATATACGATGGTAAACAGCTGGTCAACGGCAATGCCTCCGCTATTGGGCTGCGTACTGCTCTTTATCTTCCAGGTTGACGGGGAACGGATTATGAACTTCCGGGAAGTTGCCAGCAAAGGCGTATTATGGGGCAGCGTACTGATGACCGCGGCAGCCACCCAGTTAGGCGCGTGCCTGACCAATGAGAACATTGGCATCAGTACATGGCTGACTGGTACGCTTGAGCCGCTGACCAAAAGCCTGCCCGTGATCGGACTGATCCTATTCTTCATGACATGGGCGGTTGTAGAAACGAATTTTTCATCCAATATTGTTACGACGACGGTTGTCAGCGCGGTCGCGTTATCGGTACTGACCGCGTTGCCAGAAGGCTCTGTCAATGTTGGGGCGGTAGTGTGCATGGTAGGATTTGCGGCAGGAATCTGCAATATGACTCCGGCAGGGCAGAGCACAGTCAATACGGTTGCCATTGGCTCAGGATGGACGGATACGAAATCCATGTTTGTCTGGGGCGGCGTATTTGCGGTAATGGCGATTCTGGTGCTGAGTTTTATCGCATATCCGTTGGGAACGCTCGTAATCTAG
- a CDS encoding FAD-dependent oxidoreductase, producing MREYQYDVVVAGGGAAGVAAAVGARKAGARTLLVERNPYLGGEATHSGVAAFCGFYTCGGNPVKVVDGVGGLVLKEMERLGPTLDYIVSPTGNKNINFQPEYLKCALDNLVKKEEVSCFLHTRIIAAKAEDGRICAIICSDDEGVFSVEASCFVDATGDANLAHLCGAKTVWGDAQGHVQAATLPFRLSGVDTSCDMSPAAVEKAIVKAKQEGIPYLTKEKGFILKKENSDTVVVLLPSVIPEGLDAEKLTAIEQDARRQVLYYVQALRKYMPGMENCELAVIGPAVGYRETRRMAGKDQIATEDVLRRRKREDGVARGGWKPEIHKDVNKMADYIEVKEGSYFDIPIGALQSVNIENLYGAGRIVSSQEEAFAAVRVMGTCFATGHAAGVGAAVQAGTGQADIEEIRRELMEQNALI from the coding sequence GTGAGAGAATATCAGTATGATGTTGTGGTGGCAGGCGGCGGCGCAGCCGGAGTGGCGGCTGCAGTAGGCGCCAGAAAGGCAGGAGCCAGAACTCTTTTGGTGGAAAGGAATCCCTATCTCGGAGGCGAGGCTACCCATTCCGGGGTAGCGGCCTTTTGCGGATTCTATACATGCGGCGGCAACCCTGTGAAGGTGGTGGACGGAGTTGGCGGGCTGGTTTTAAAGGAGATGGAGCGTCTGGGGCCAACCCTGGATTATATCGTATCTCCGACCGGCAACAAGAATATTAATTTCCAGCCGGAATATCTGAAATGCGCGCTGGATAATCTGGTGAAGAAAGAAGAAGTGTCCTGCTTCTTACATACAAGAATCATCGCGGCCAAGGCGGAAGACGGACGGATATGCGCAATCATCTGTTCCGACGATGAAGGCGTATTTTCCGTGGAGGCCTCCTGCTTTGTAGATGCGACAGGGGACGCGAACCTGGCCCATCTGTGCGGTGCAAAAACCGTGTGGGGGGATGCGCAAGGCCATGTCCAGGCCGCAACCCTTCCGTTTCGCCTCAGCGGCGTTGACACGTCCTGCGATATGTCTCCTGCCGCAGTAGAAAAGGCTATTGTGAAGGCCAAGCAGGAAGGGATTCCGTATTTGACCAAAGAAAAAGGGTTTATTCTAAAAAAAGAGAATTCCGATACGGTAGTGGTACTTCTCCCCAGCGTTATCCCAGAAGGCTTAGACGCTGAAAAACTGACTGCCATAGAGCAGGATGCCAGAAGACAGGTCCTCTATTATGTACAGGCTTTACGAAAGTATATGCCTGGAATGGAGAATTGCGAGTTAGCGGTAATAGGGCCGGCGGTAGGCTATCGGGAGACCAGAAGAATGGCCGGAAAGGATCAGATAGCCACGGAAGACGTCCTAAGAAGGCGTAAGCGCGAGGACGGCGTGGCAAGAGGAGGCTGGAAGCCGGAGATCCACAAGGATGTCAACAAGATGGCAGATTATATAGAAGTAAAAGAAGGAAGTTACTTTGACATCCCGATCGGCGCGCTTCAATCAGTAAATATTGAAAATCTGTATGGAGCCGGAAGAATCGTATCATCACAGGAAGAAGCGTTTGCGGCAGTGCGC